The Sulfuricystis thermophila genome segment CATCAGCTGCTTGGCTTCCGCCTGCGTGCGGGGATCGGCGTAATTATCCCCCGCCAGGTCGAGCAGCGTCTTGCCGGTGACCCGCTGCCCCGCCTCGCCTTCCTCGGCAGGCAGCGCTCCGCGCTCGACCTGATAACGGTAACTGCGCTGCGGCTCGATCGGCCGACCATGCGCATCGCGATCCAGCCGCAGGCCATAACCGAGCTCACGCAACAGGATCTTCTCGAAGCGGCGCAGCTCGGCGGCCTCGGTCGCGCCGCGCGAGAGCACCGCCAGCGCGCTGCCATAGGCATCGAACAAGGCTGGATGGGGATCCTCGCGCGGCAGTAGTTTGATCAGCAACTCGTTCAGGTAATAGCCGACCAGGAGCCCAGAGCCGACGAGTAGCGGCAAGCCACCCAGCCATTCTGCCTTGGCCAGCGTCTTCACTTCGCCGCCGCCGAACCAGGAGAGTTCGAGCGGCTGGAAGGCATGTAGCACGCCGCGCAAGCTGGAGCGCGGCCGCCGCGCCCCGCGCGCGAGCAATGCGAGACGGCCATGTTCGCGCGCGAAGACCTCGAGAATCAGGCTGGTTTCGCTGAATGGGACACTGTGCAGCAGAAAGGCGGCCGCACCGTCAATGCGCTGCTTGCCGGTCATCATTCATAGCCGAGACTCTTCAGGGCGCGCTCGTCGTCGGCCCAGCCGCTCTTCACCTTCACCCAGGTTTCCAGCCAGACCTTGCCGCCGAAGAGTTTTTCCATATCGTGGCGCGCCGCACTGGCGATGCGCTTCAAGCGCTCCCCGCCCTTGCCGATGACGATCGCCTTGTGCGCTTCCTTGTCGACGATCACCGCGGCATGGATGCGGCGCAGGCCACCCTCTTCCTCGTACTTCTCGATCTCGACGGTGAGGCCATAGGGGAGTTCGTCGCCGAGGTTGCGAAACAGTTTCTCGCGCAACAGCTCGGCGGCGAGAAAACGCTCCGAGCGGTCGGTGAGCTCGTCCGGCGCGAAGATCGCAGGCCCGGCAGGCAGATGCCTGCCCACGGCGCGCAGCAGCTCGTCGAGATGGATACCTTTTTCGGCGCTCACCGGCACGATCTCGGCGAAGGCATATTCCTTCGCCAGCATCGCGATCAAGGGCAGCAGCGCTTTCTTGTCGGCGAGGCGGTCGATCTTGTTGATGACCAGCACCACCGGCTTGTCGGCCGGCAAGCGCGCCAGCACCGCACGGTCGGCGTCGCGCCAGCGTCGCGCGTCGATGACGAACAGGATCACATCGACATCGGCTAGCGCCGCAGTGACGGTGCGGTTCATCGCGCGATTCAATGCTGTGCGATGTTCGGTCTGGAATCCCGGCGTATCGACGAAGACATACTGGCACGTGTCGGTGGTCAGAATGCCATGGATGCGATGGCGCGTGGTCTGCGCCTTGCTCGAAGTGATGCTCAGCTTCGCACCCACCAGGCGGTTCATCAACGTCGATTTGCCGACGTTCGGACAGCCGACGATCGCCAGATAACCGGCGCGGAAGGGCACCGCTTCACTCATGCGCCGCTCAGCCTGGCCAGCGCCGCCTGCGCCGCTTCCTGCTCGGCGGCACGCCGGCTGGAACCGCGGCCGGTGACACAGACATCGAGGGCGGGAATGTTGCAGGCGACCACGAACTCCTGGGCATGGGCATTGCCGTGCGTTTCGAGCAATTGGTAGTGCGGTAGCGGCAGACGCCGTCCCTGCAGCCATTCCTGTAAAGCCGTCTTGGCGTCCTTGCCGGCGCTGTGTGGATCGATCCGCTCGATGCGTTCACGGTAGAGGCGCTCGATCGTCGTCAGTGCCGCATCGAAGCCAGCGTCGAGGCAGATCGCGCCGAAGATCGCCTCGAGCGCGTCGGCCAGGATCGACGGGCGCCGAAAGCCACCGCTTTTCAGCTCGCCCTCACCCAAGCGCAACGCATCGCCCAACCCCAGGCCGGTGGCGATTTGCGCCAGGGTTTCCTGGCGCACGAGGCTCGCGCGCAAGCGGGAAAGCTCGCCCTCTTTGAGCGTGGGAAACTTACGGAACAGCAACAGCGCGACCGCGCAATTGAGCACGCTGTCGCCAAGGAATTCGAAGCGTTCGTTATGAGGAGAGGAATGGCTGCGGTGCGTCAGCGCCTGGCGCAGCAGTTCGGGTTTGTCGAAGCGGTGGCCAAGCGCCTGTTCGAGCCGCGCGCTCAAGCCTACTCCTTGGAAGAACCGGAGAAATCGAGCAGCAGGCTGACGTTCGCGAACAGTGGGATGCGCTTCTCGTAGGAGAACGAGACGACGATCTGACCTGCTTCCTTGGTGATGTCGAGATCGGCGCCGGTGATCGCCGAGATGTAGTCCACATTGGCTTGCCGATCGAAGGCATCACGGATCTGCCGCACGCTCGTCTCGGGGCCGGCCGCCTGGGTCACCTTCTTGATCGAAGCGACCACCTGCCGATATTCGATGTATTCCGGGATGACCTTCATACCCAGCAGGGCGAGGAGCGCAACGACGAACGCAGCCAACAGCAGGCCGGAAAGTGACATACCACGTTGCTTGCAGTTCATTATCCCTCCTCACCAGGCAAGATCAGCGGAAACCGCCGATACGCTTCAGATCGCCGAAATTGAACCAAATGAAAAAAGCCTTGCCGACCAGGTTCTCGTCGGGCACGAAACCCCATACCCGACTGTCCTGAGAGTTGTCGCGGTTGTCGCCCATGACGAAATAATGGCCGGGCGGCACCTCGCAGACGAAACCCTCGGTATTGTAAAGGCATTTGTCACGGTGAGGAAACTGCATGACATGCGGCACGAAGGCCGGCGCATCGTCCTCGATCAGGATCATGTGCTCGCGATCGCCGAGCCGTTCCTCATACAGCGGTGTGTAGAACAGGCGCTCGGCATCGAAATAATCTCCGGCGCGGCGCACCTCGACCGGCTGGCCGTTGATGGTCAAGCGTTTGTTGAGGTAGGCCACCTTGTCGCCCGGCAGCCCCACCACGCGCTTGATGTAGTCGAGCGACGGATCCGGCGGATAGCGGAACACCACGACATCGCCGCGTGCAGGCTGACCGATGTCGATGATCTTTTTGTTGACCACCGGCAGTCGAATGCCGTAAGCATACTTTTTGACGGCGATGAAGTCGCCGACCAGCAAGGTCGGAATCATCGAACCGGAAGGAATCTTGAACGGTTCGACGAGAAAGGAGCGCAGCAGGAATACCGCCAGGATGACCGGAAAGAAGCTGGCGCCATATTCCACCCACAGCGGTTCCTTGGCGTCCGACGCGCGCCGCTTGCGGAAATGAAAACGGTCGGCCGCCCAAAGCACACCGCTGATCACCAGCAGAATGAAAAGAATCAGGGCGAAGTTCATTATGATTTTTTCCTATTTTTCATCGACGCGCAGCACGGCCAGGAAGGCTTCCTGGGGAATCTCCACGCTGCCCACCTGTTTCATGCGTTTCTTGCCGGCCTTCTGCTTTTCCAGCAGTTTCTTCTTGCGCGTGATGTCGCCGCCGTAGCATTTCGCCAGCACGTCCTTTCTCAGCGCCTTGACGTTTTCACGCGCGACGATCGTCGAGCCGATCGCCGCCTGGATCGCCACGTCGTACATCTGGCGCGGAATCAGGCCACGCATCTTGGCAGCGAGCTCGCGGCCACGATATTGCGCATTGGCGCGATGGACGATCACCGAGAGCGCATCGACGCGATCGCCGTTGATCAGGATGTCGAGCTTGACGACGTCGGCGGCCCGGTATTCCTTGAATTCGTAGTCGAGCGAGGCATAGCCGCGCGAGACCGATTTGAGCTTGTCGAAGAAATCGAACACGACTTCGGCCAATGGCATCTCGTAGGTGACATGCACCTGGCGGCCGTGAAAGCGCATGTCGACCTGGGTGCCGCGCTTCGCTTCGCAGAGCGTGATCACCGCGCCGAGATAGTCCTGCGGCACGAAGATCTGCGTGGTGATGATCGGCTCGCGGATTTCCTCGATCTTCTGCACTTCCGGGAGCTTGGACGGATTTTCGACGAAAATCTCGGCACCGTCGCGCAGCTTGACCTGATAGACGACGGTCGGCGCCGTGGTGATGAGGTCCTGATCGAACTCGCGCTCCAGACGCTCCTGGACGATCTCCATGTGCAAGAGACCCAGGAAGCCACAGCGAAAGCCGAAGCCGAGCGCCTGCGAGACTTCCGGCTCGAACTGCAGCGAGGCGTCGTTGAGCTGCAGCTTTTCCAGCGCCTCGCGCAAGGAATCGTACTGGTTCGCCTCGACCGGATAGAGGCCGGCGAAGACCTGCGGCTTCACCTCCTTGAAGCCGGGCAAGGGCTCGGCTGCCGGACGGTCGGCGAGCGTCACCGTATCCCCCACCTTGGCGGCCTTCAATTCCTTGATACCGGAAATGACGAAGCCGACCTCGCCCGCCGACAATTGTTCGCGCGTCTGCGACTTGGGCGTAAACACCCCGACCTGTTCGCACAGATGCACCGCCCCCGTCGACATCAGCCGGATCTTGTCCTTGGCTTTGAGACAACCATCGACGACGCGCACCAGCATCACCACGCCGACGTAGTTGTCGAACCAGGAATCGATGATCAAGGCCTTCAGAGGCGCTGCCGGATCGCCCTTGGGCGGCGGCACGCGGCTGATCACCGCTTCGAGGATGTCGTCGATGCCCATGCCGGTCTTCGCCGAACAGGGAATCGCGTCGGTGGCGTCGATACCGATCACCTCTTCGATCTCGGCGCGGGCATTGTCCGGATCGGCCTGCGGCAGATCCATCTTGTTGAGCACCGGCACGACCTCGACGCCGAGCTCGATCGCCGTGTAGCAGTTCGCCACGGTCTGCGCCTCGACGCCCTGCGAGGCATCGACGACCAGCAACGCACCTTCGCAGGCCGAGAGGCTGCGCGAGACCTCATAGGAAAAGTCGACATGCCCCGGGGTATCGATCAGGTTGAGGTTGTAGCGCCGGCCATCCTTGGCCTGATACCACAACGCTGCCGTCTGTGCCTTGATGGTGATGCCGCGCTCGCGCTCGATGTCCATCGAATCGAGCACCTGTTCCGACATTTCACGTTCCGACAGACCGCCACAACGCTGGATGATGCGGTCGGCGAGCGTCGACTTGCCGTGGTCGATGTGGGCGATGATCGAAAAATTGCGGATGTGATCCATGAAAAAAGCGCCGCACGGCGCCTTTGAAAAAACCGGGCGGCAATTTTATCGCGAAAGCTTCGCCCGCAACGCCGCCGGGTCGAGGAAGAAGTGACAGATTTCCGTCTCGCCCAGCATCAAGACGGGGATGCGCGATCCAAAACGCTCGCGCCACCCTGGATCGGTATCG includes the following:
- the recO gene encoding DNA repair protein RecO, translated to MMTGKQRIDGAAAFLLHSVPFSETSLILEVFAREHGRLALLARGARRPRSSLRGVLHAFQPLELSWFGGGEVKTLAKAEWLGGLPLLVGSGLLVGYYLNELLIKLLPREDPHPALFDAYGSALAVLSRGATEAAELRRFEKILLRELGYGLRLDRDAHGRPIEPQRSYRYQVERGALPAEEGEAGQRVTGKTLLDLAGDNYADPRTQAEAKQLMRALLAHYLEGQPLQTRRVFIDLQEF
- the lepB gene encoding signal peptidase I; this encodes MNFALILFILLVISGVLWAADRFHFRKRRASDAKEPLWVEYGASFFPVILAVFLLRSFLVEPFKIPSGSMIPTLLVGDFIAVKKYAYGIRLPVVNKKIIDIGQPARGDVVVFRYPPDPSLDYIKRVVGLPGDKVAYLNKRLTINGQPVEVRRAGDYFDAERLFYTPLYEERLGDREHMILIEDDAPAFVPHVMQFPHRDKCLYNTEGFVCEVPPGHYFVMGDNRDNSQDSRVWGFVPDENLVGKAFFIWFNFGDLKRIGGFR
- the era gene encoding GTPase Era, producing the protein MSEAVPFRAGYLAIVGCPNVGKSTLMNRLVGAKLSITSSKAQTTRHRIHGILTTDTCQYVFVDTPGFQTEHRTALNRAMNRTVTAALADVDVILFVIDARRWRDADRAVLARLPADKPVVLVINKIDRLADKKALLPLIAMLAKEYAFAEIVPVSAEKGIHLDELLRAVGRHLPAGPAIFAPDELTDRSERFLAAELLREKLFRNLGDELPYGLTVEIEKYEEEGGLRRIHAAVIVDKEAHKAIVIGKGGERLKRIASAARHDMEKLFGGKVWLETWVKVKSGWADDERALKSLGYE
- the lepA gene encoding translation elongation factor 4 — protein: MDHIRNFSIIAHIDHGKSTLADRIIQRCGGLSEREMSEQVLDSMDIERERGITIKAQTAALWYQAKDGRRYNLNLIDTPGHVDFSYEVSRSLSACEGALLVVDASQGVEAQTVANCYTAIELGVEVVPVLNKMDLPQADPDNARAEIEEVIGIDATDAIPCSAKTGMGIDDILEAVISRVPPPKGDPAAPLKALIIDSWFDNYVGVVMLVRVVDGCLKAKDKIRLMSTGAVHLCEQVGVFTPKSQTREQLSAGEVGFVISGIKELKAAKVGDTVTLADRPAAEPLPGFKEVKPQVFAGLYPVEANQYDSLREALEKLQLNDASLQFEPEVSQALGFGFRCGFLGLLHMEIVQERLEREFDQDLITTAPTVVYQVKLRDGAEIFVENPSKLPEVQKIEEIREPIITTQIFVPQDYLGAVITLCEAKRGTQVDMRFHGRQVHVTYEMPLAEVVFDFFDKLKSVSRGYASLDYEFKEYRAADVVKLDILINGDRVDALSVIVHRANAQYRGRELAAKMRGLIPRQMYDVAIQAAIGSTIVARENVKALRKDVLAKCYGGDITRKKKLLEKQKAGKKRMKQVGSVEIPQEAFLAVLRVDEK
- the rnc gene encoding ribonuclease III: MSARLEQALGHRFDKPELLRQALTHRSHSSPHNERFEFLGDSVLNCAVALLLFRKFPTLKEGELSRLRASLVRQETLAQIATGLGLGDALRLGEGELKSGGFRRPSILADALEAIFGAICLDAGFDAALTTIERLYRERIERIDPHSAGKDAKTALQEWLQGRRLPLPHYQLLETHGNAHAQEFVVACNIPALDVCVTGRGSSRRAAEQEAAQAALARLSGA
- a CDS encoding DUF4845 domain-containing protein; translated protein: MNCKQRGMSLSGLLLAAFVVALLALLGMKVIPEYIEYRQVVASIKKVTQAAGPETSVRQIRDAFDRQANVDYISAITGADLDITKEAGQIVVSFSYEKRIPLFANVSLLLDFSGSSKE